The segment CTGCGCCCGCGAGGCCTGCGATCGATACGAGCCCGGTCGCGGTGGCGGCGATCATGAGCGAGGCGGTGAACGCTGCGACGAGGACGATGCCGGGATAGTCGAAGCCGTCGCTGCCGTTGTGCTTTGACGGTTCGTCTGGCGCGAGACCAGACGCAGCGGCGAGCGTCGCGAGCGCGAGGATGACGTTCACCCAAAACACGAGGTGCCACGGAAAAGACGCGAGCTCGCCGCTGATGCCCGCGCCGAGGCTTGCGTTCGCGCTGAGCCACAATGCGGCGCTGACGATCGCACCACCGGCAAGCGCTCCGGACATCGTGCCGAGCCCGTACATCCCGTAGATCGCACCGAGCGCACCACCCCGCTCGCCAGGCGTGAAGCGATCGGCGACGATCGCGGTGACGACCGGCTGGATGCCGCCGGCGCCGAGCGCTTGGATGATGCGGCCGGCGACGAGCACCCAGAGCGACGTCGCCAACGCGCAGACGATCGATCCGAAACCGAATAAGACGACGCACGCGACGAGGATGCGTTTGCGGCCGCGGAGATCGGAGAGACGACCCATGACGGGCTGCGCGATGAGCGAGCCTGTCGCATAGGTCGCGACGATCCAACCGATCTCAGCGAGCCCCGCGCCGAGCGATCGAGCGATGCCCGCCAGCAGCGGGCCGAACATCGTCAACGGCAACGCCCGCATGAAGATAGCGAGCAGCAGCGGCGCGAGCAGCCGTCGCTTCTCGCTATCGTCCACTACGAACCCGAGACGCCGTGCCCGAACCGGTCGATCGCCATCGCGACGAACAGCAAGGCGAGATAGAGCATCGAGAACCGGTACATGAGACCTTCGCTCTTCGGCGAACCGCTTCGAACGACCCAGACGGCGAACGCGAAGAAGACGACGTCCAGCACGATCGCGCTCGCGAGATAGACGACGCCCATGAGGTGGAGCGGCACGAAGACGAGCGTCAGCGCGGCGAGCACGATGGTGTAGATGAGGATCTGCCGCTTGGTGACGTCGTCGCCGTAGACCGCGGGGAGCATCGGGATGCCGACGCGACGGTATTCTTCCTTCTTCAGCAGGGCGAGCGCCCAGAAGTGGGGCGGTGTCCACACGAAGACGACTGCGAACAGCAGCAGTGCGGTGAGGCCGACATGATCGGTCACCGCGGCCCACCCGACGAGCGGCGGCACCGAACCGGCCGCGCCGCCGATGACGATGTTCTGCGGCGTCGTGCGCTTCAGCCAGACCGTATAGATGAAGACGTAGTAGAGGATGCCGGCGACGGACAGCGCCGCGGCGAGCAGGTTCACGGTGAGCGCCAGCTCGGCGAAAGCGAGCACACCGAGGACGATGCCGAACACGAGCGCGTCGCGCGGCGCGACGCGGCCGCTCGGGATCGGGCGTGTCTTCGTCCGCTTCATCTGCCCGTCGATGTCGCGGTCGAAGTACATGTTGATCGCCGCAGAGGACGCGCTGGCGAGCGCGCCGCCGAGCAGCGTCAGTAGGGCAAGACGCCACGAGGGCAAGCCGCCGGCGGCCATCATCATCGCCGTGAAGGTCGTGAACAGCAAGAGCGACATGACGCCGGGTTTCGTAAGCCCGTAATAATCGACGATCTTCTTCGTGGCTG is part of the Candidatus Eremiobacteraceae bacterium genome and harbors:
- a CDS encoding MFS transporter yields the protein MDDSEKRRLLAPLLLAIFMRALPLTMFGPLLAGIARSLGAGLAEIGWIVATYATGSLIAQPVMGRLSDLRGRKRILVACVVLFGFGSIVCALATSLWVLVAGRIIQALGAGGIQPVVTAIVADRFTPGERGGALGAIYGMYGLGTMSGALAGGAIVSAALWLSANASLGAGISGELASFPWHLVFWVNVILALATLAAASGLAPDEPSKHNGSDGFDYPGIVLVAAFTASLMIAATATGLVSIAGLAGAAASLIALCFWEPRARAPLFDPALFRGRGPLLVYGIAFVFGLPSFSLTIYSATYLNAAFGATEAQSGLALFGLAAAYVAGAIAGGRATRTMGSKIPLIGGVLGAGLALASLAAFDSMPVVIASMVLAGLGLGIASAPPNALLLAYFRAGQTGGASGLALMLATSGSITAPALISAFLRHGGADAGVEFREAFSVGAVLCAACAALSTALPAPRREVG
- a CDS encoding heme o synthase, which encodes MLSTATKKIVDYYGLTKPGVMSLLLFTTFTAMMMAAGGLPSWRLALLTLLGGALASASSAAINMYFDRDIDGQMKRTKTRPIPSGRVAPRDALVFGIVLGVLAFAELALTVNLLAAALSVAGILYYVFIYTVWLKRTTPQNIVIGGAAGSVPPLVGWAAVTDHVGLTALLLFAVVFVWTPPHFWALALLKKEEYRRVGIPMLPAVYGDDVTKRQILIYTIVLAALTLVFVPLHLMGVVYLASAIVLDVVFFAFAVWVVRSGSPKSEGLMYRFSMLYLALLFVAMAIDRFGHGVSGS